A section of the Anabaena cylindrica PCC 7122 genome encodes:
- a CDS encoding MBL fold metallo-hydrolase — translation MYFTWLDSNSWLIEIGEQRILIDPWLVDSLTFNNLDWLFKGYRTQERPIPKNINLILLSQGLEDHAHLPTLKQLDKNIQVVASPNAAKVVTQLGYTQVITLNHGETFTLNNQVEIKSLPGSPIGPTILENAYFLKELASGLKLYYEPHGYHSPQLKEFAPIDVVITPMIDLSLPILGPIIKGMNSALEVAKWLQPQIMLPTAAGGDVIFEGLLNKFIQTQGSVEEFQALLDKNNLSTRVIAPNPGEQIAF, via the coding sequence ATGTACTTCACTTGGTTAGACAGCAATAGTTGGTTGATAGAAATTGGTGAACAGCGGATACTAATAGATCCTTGGTTAGTTGATTCTTTAACCTTCAACAATTTGGATTGGTTATTTAAAGGTTATCGGACTCAAGAGAGACCAATACCAAAAAATATTAATTTGATTTTGTTATCCCAGGGTTTGGAAGACCATGCTCATCTACCAACTCTCAAACAGCTTGACAAAAATATTCAAGTTGTAGCTTCTCCTAATGCAGCAAAAGTAGTAACGCAGTTGGGTTATACCCAAGTCATAACTCTCAATCATGGTGAAACATTCACCTTGAATAATCAAGTAGAAATTAAATCTCTTCCCGGTTCTCCAATTGGCCCAACTATTTTAGAAAACGCTTATTTTCTCAAGGAATTAGCCAGCGGATTAAAGCTCTATTACGAACCACATGGATATCATTCTCCACAACTTAAAGAGTTTGCACCAATTGATGTGGTGATTACACCAATGATTGATTTGAGTTTGCCTATACTAGGGCCAATTATTAAAGGGATGAATAGCGCCTTAGAAGTCGCCAAATGGTTACAACCTCAAATTATGCTACCTACAGCAGCAGGAGGAGATGTTATATTTGAGGGATTATTAAACAAATTTATCCAAACTCAGGGAAGTGTGGAAGAATTTCAGGCATTATTAGATAAAAACAATTTATCAACACGAGTAATTGCACCTA
- a CDS encoding circadian clock KaiB family protein — protein MTKLTTDKLSTPQLFKGIALFTPGGDLIYCIDPSKQGRWHLHLCAALQEILDLSEPPHFLVPCYTATIDHWLNPRTQQVQTFAEAYPAVMRHQSVLKAIFGTGDIVWQRAPWQEGLCDRMVLTTYRSAFPQLWEDHDLIVRLDRADMAPRYQQKILNPKQAIINTPGYVLRLFVAGHSVATERSLESLHELLERSLGYPYTLKVIDVLTHPEQAEIDQVSATPTLVKVWPHPIRRIVGELDNVDKLLQMLGAKENP, from the coding sequence GTGACCAAGTTGACTACAGACAAACTATCTACACCCCAGTTGTTTAAAGGTATTGCGCTGTTTACACCTGGGGGAGATTTAATTTACTGTATTGACCCTAGTAAGCAGGGTCGATGGCATTTGCATTTGTGCGCGGCTTTACAAGAAATCCTAGATTTATCAGAGCCGCCGCATTTTTTGGTTCCTTGCTATACAGCAACTATTGATCATTGGTTAAATCCACGCACGCAACAGGTGCAAACTTTTGCCGAAGCGTATCCGGCTGTGATGCGTCATCAATCGGTGCTGAAAGCTATTTTTGGTACGGGGGATATAGTATGGCAAAGGGCCCCTTGGCAGGAGGGATTGTGCGATCGCATGGTATTAACAACTTATCGATCTGCATTTCCCCAATTGTGGGAAGACCATGACTTAATTGTCCGCTTAGACCGTGCTGATATGGCTCCCAGATACCAGCAAAAGATTTTGAACCCAAAACAGGCAATAATCAACACTCCAGGCTATGTTTTGCGTCTGTTTGTGGCTGGTCATAGCGTTGCTACAGAACGCAGTTTAGAAAGTTTACACGAATTATTAGAGCGATCGCTTGGTTATCCTTACACCCTTAAAGTAATTGATGTTCTCACCCACCCAGAACAAGCAGAAATCGATCAAGTTTCTGCAACTCCTACCCTAGTCAAGGTTTGGCCTCACCCAATTCGGCGCATTGTTGGCGAATTGGATAATGTTGATAAACTATTACAAATGTTAGGTGCAAAAGAAAATCCATGA
- a CDS encoding type IV pilus twitching motility protein PilT, with protein sequence MMESQSRNLPPPPPLHYEPTQTMQVSTQRTSNSSVSPLPAAAQRPVTPPPSMTPASPATPKQPVGLTLAQLIQEAFDQGFSDVHVGVGEIPRFRNKGEIQTTNYPEVDKPTFIGWLREIMTDAEIQKFQDNLEFDGATQYEFARVRINVFDSLRGYAMVLRLIPLKILSMDQLRLPPVFRDICHYHKGLILVTGPTGSGKSTTMAAMVDYINREMPKHIITIEDPIEFVHQSRKSLIKQREVGMHTRKFDNALKAALREDPDLILVGEMRDKETVNTALKAAQTGHLVMGTLHTNSAVKTIERILNLYAGDEQDAMRVAVSESLVAIIAQGLCRTTDGKRAAFHDILINTEAVKEWIKDGKYDEIGELMKQASFDGMITMNQALFNLYQEGRITEETAIEMSPTPNEMMQFLRGRV encoded by the coding sequence ATGATGGAATCCCAATCCCGCAATCTACCACCACCACCTCCACTACATTACGAGCCTACACAAACAATGCAGGTGTCAACACAGAGGACAAGTAATTCCTCTGTTAGTCCACTACCAGCTGCGGCTCAACGTCCAGTGACACCACCACCATCAATGACACCTGCTTCACCAGCTACTCCTAAACAGCCTGTGGGATTAACTTTGGCACAGTTGATTCAGGAAGCTTTTGATCAGGGATTTTCTGACGTTCACGTAGGTGTGGGTGAAATACCCCGTTTCCGTAACAAAGGAGAAATTCAAACAACGAATTATCCAGAAGTTGATAAACCTACTTTTATCGGTTGGTTACGGGAGATAATGACAGATGCAGAAATCCAAAAATTTCAAGACAATCTGGAATTTGATGGTGCAACTCAGTACGAATTTGCCAGGGTACGGATTAATGTTTTTGACTCCCTGCGAGGATATGCAATGGTGCTGCGGTTAATTCCGCTGAAAATATTATCCATGGATCAGTTGAGATTACCTCCAGTTTTTCGGGATATTTGCCATTATCATAAAGGTTTGATTTTGGTGACTGGGCCTACTGGTTCTGGTAAATCTACGACAATGGCGGCAATGGTTGATTACATCAACAGAGAGATGCCGAAGCACATTATTACTATTGAAGATCCAATTGAATTTGTACACCAAAGCCGTAAGTCATTAATTAAGCAGCGGGAAGTGGGAATGCATACCCGCAAGTTCGACAACGCCTTGAAAGCAGCTTTGCGAGAAGATCCAGATTTGATTCTAGTGGGGGAAATGCGGGATAAGGAAACTGTTAATACTGCCTTGAAAGCTGCTCAAACTGGTCACTTGGTAATGGGAACATTGCACACCAATAGTGCGGTGAAAACTATTGAACGGATTCTCAATTTGTATGCAGGTGATGAGCAGGATGCAATGCGGGTGGCGGTTTCGGAGTCTTTAGTGGCAATTATTGCCCAAGGTTTGTGCCGCACGACTGATGGCAAGCGGGCTGCTTTCCACGATATTCTGATTAACACTGAGGCTGTAAAAGAGTGGATTAAAGATGGTAAGTATGATGAAATTGGTGAATTGATGAAGCAAGCCAGTTTTGATGGCATGATTACCATGAATCAGGCTTTATTCAATCTCTACCAAGAAGGTCGTATTACTGAAGAAACTGCTATAGAAATGTCACCAACTCCAAATGAAATGATGCAATTCCTCCGAGGACGTGTTTAA
- a CDS encoding YdeI/OmpD-associated family protein, whose amino-acid sequence MPKFEDQLETIYASDRQEWREWLAKNHLTSPGIWLIYYKVKSGKPSVRYSEAVKQALCFGWIDSKVKSLDAERYQQIFTPRKPKSVWSKLNKQYIEELIEQGLMTEVGLGKIQAAKQNGSWKALDAIEALIIPIDLKQALEANSSANLNFEAFSNSSKKNILFWIDSAKRPETRLKRIEQTIISAAQNRNPLSR is encoded by the coding sequence ATGCCAAAATTTGAAGACCAATTGGAAACTATTTATGCTAGTGATCGGCAAGAATGGCGGGAGTGGTTAGCAAAGAATCATCTTACCTCTCCTGGTATATGGTTGATTTACTACAAGGTCAAAAGCGGTAAACCAAGCGTTAGATATAGCGAAGCAGTCAAACAAGCTCTCTGCTTTGGTTGGATTGATAGTAAAGTTAAATCATTGGATGCAGAGCGTTATCAGCAAATTTTCACACCCCGAAAACCGAAAAGTGTATGGTCAAAATTAAATAAGCAATATATTGAAGAGTTAATTGAACAAGGCTTAATGACCGAGGTGGGTCTGGGAAAAATTCAAGCTGCAAAACAAAATGGCTCATGGAAGGCCTTAGATGCGATCGAAGCATTGATAATTCCCATAGATTTGAAACAAGCTCTAGAAGCAAACTCTTCAGCCAATCTTAATTTTGAGGCGTTTAGTAATTCATCTAAGAAGAATATTCTATTTTGGATTGACAGTGCAAAACGTCCAGAGACTAGATTGAAAAGAATTGAGCAAACCATAATTTCAGCAGCACAAAACAGAAATCCATTGAGCCGATAA
- the wecB gene encoding non-hydrolyzing UDP-N-acetylglucosamine 2-epimerase, whose translation MTNQNRVGIILGTRPEAIKLAPVIQVFQGCPDLAVQVILTGQHREMVAQVMQLFNLKADHNLEIMQPKQSLNDITCRSLQGLEALFREQKLDLVIVQGDTTTAFAAALAAFYQKIPVGHVEAGLRTDDLFNPYPEEANRRLISQITQLHFAPTSLAMENLQASGVLGKIHLTGNTVIDALLNVAATKPVCDIQGLNWDKYRTILATVHRRENWGEPLQAIAQSFLQILAKFPDTALLLPLHRNPTVREPLQQLLGNHPRIFLTEPLDYGELVGAIVRSHLLLTDSGGLQEEAPSLGKPVLVLRDTTERPEAVTAGTAKLVGTETESIVAAASELLSNPEAYTAMANAINPFGDGHAAERILAIVQNYLE comes from the coding sequence ATGACTAATCAAAACCGAGTTGGCATTATTTTAGGTACTCGTCCCGAAGCAATTAAACTAGCACCAGTAATTCAGGTTTTCCAAGGTTGTCCAGATTTGGCAGTACAGGTAATTTTGACTGGACAGCATCGGGAAATGGTTGCACAGGTGATGCAGTTGTTCAACTTAAAGGCAGATCATAATTTAGAAATTATGCAGCCTAAACAATCTCTAAATGATATTACCTGTCGGAGTTTGCAAGGTTTAGAAGCTTTATTTAGAGAACAAAAGCTAGATTTAGTTATAGTCCAGGGCGATACGACAACAGCTTTTGCGGCAGCTTTGGCAGCTTTTTATCAAAAAATCCCTGTGGGTCATGTGGAAGCGGGGTTAAGAACTGATGATTTATTTAATCCTTACCCAGAAGAAGCTAATAGAAGGTTGATTTCGCAAATCACGCAGTTACATTTTGCTCCGACTTCTTTAGCAATGGAAAATTTGCAAGCTTCTGGGGTGTTGGGGAAAATTCACCTGACGGGTAATACGGTAATTGATGCGTTGTTGAATGTGGCTGCAACTAAACCTGTTTGTGATATACAGGGTTTAAATTGGGATAAATATAGGACTATACTGGCAACAGTGCATCGCCGGGAGAATTGGGGAGAACCACTGCAAGCGATCGCACAAAGTTTTTTACAGATTCTCGCAAAATTTCCTGATACAGCCTTATTATTGCCTTTACACAGGAATCCTACAGTTAGGGAACCATTGCAGCAACTGTTAGGGAATCATCCCCGCATATTCTTGACAGAACCTTTAGATTATGGTGAATTAGTAGGGGCAATAGTGCGATCGCACTTATTACTAACAGACTCCGGTGGTTTACAAGAAGAAGCACCCAGTCTCGGTAAACCCGTACTCGTTCTCAGAGACACCACAGAAAGACCAGAAGCCGTTACCGCTGGAACAGCCAAATTAGTAGGAACCGAAACAGAAAGTATTGTTGCTGCTGCAAGCGAGTTACTCAGTAACCCCGAAGCATACACAGCAATGGCTAATGCAATCAATCCTTTTGGTGATGGTCATGCAGCAGAACGCATTTTGGCAATAGTGCAGAATTATTTGGAGTAA
- a CDS encoding peptidoglycan-binding domain-containing protein: MEYMAYSYMYMANEEEPVNIELNLPEFPVNWQKLLKSSAWLTLAGITVLLAAVSQVQEASAEYVRTNGNCLYIRRGPSGGNSSVACVPNGTNIGSTGNVRNGFAQITSGRYQGYYVSERWISMNRGTSPNRPGLGVGGRVLLRRGSRGEAVRSVQRALGIRVDGVYGPNTAQQVRNFQSRNGLRVDGVVGPATRNALGIS, translated from the coding sequence ATGGAATATATGGCTTATTCGTATATGTATATGGCGAATGAAGAGGAACCTGTAAATATTGAATTGAATCTTCCCGAATTTCCAGTTAATTGGCAAAAATTACTGAAATCTTCTGCTTGGTTAACTTTAGCTGGTATAACTGTTTTGCTTGCGGCTGTATCCCAAGTTCAAGAAGCTTCAGCAGAATATGTGAGAACTAATGGAAATTGTTTATATATTCGGAGAGGGCCTAGTGGTGGTAATTCATCTGTAGCTTGTGTACCTAATGGCACAAATATTGGCAGTACGGGAAATGTTAGAAATGGTTTTGCTCAAATCACTTCAGGACGCTACCAAGGATATTATGTCTCTGAAAGATGGATTAGTATGAATCGGGGAACATCTCCTAATCGTCCTGGTCTTGGTGTTGGTGGTCGGGTCTTGTTAAGACGTGGCTCTAGGGGTGAAGCGGTGAGATCAGTTCAAAGAGCTTTAGGAATAAGAGTTGATGGTGTCTATGGCCCAAATACTGCTCAACAAGTCCGCAATTTTCAAAGCAGAAATGGTCTGCGTGTAGATGGTGTGGTTGGGCCTGCAACTCGTAACGCTTTGGGTATTAGTTAG
- a CDS encoding M23 family metallopeptidase — MKKNTISRFCSYTLIGIISFTSILGTTTSAFPQIVKASLVKPTFSIETTLIWPTHGIVSQGFRKYQHEGIDIAGASGTPIFAAASGTVIKAGWDDWGLGNFIEIKHPDHSVTVYGHNRRLLVSKGQQVNQGQIIAEMGSTGNSTAPHLHFEFHPDSRISVDPLHLLPSSTTAKIPLKKPVSPSQPILTPVSTDNKCSGVTVIAGETEKIRVQVCQEKGQLFYIGQSKQDASKPVKIVAWNVGQNKYRADNGTFSYLISPEKVEVWRYGSPIRSDNFNTSDSVGN, encoded by the coding sequence ATGAAAAAAAATACTATTTCTCGGTTCTGTAGTTATACCTTAATTGGCATCATATCTTTCACATCTATTTTAGGTACAACGACATCTGCATTCCCTCAAATAGTCAAAGCCTCCCTCGTTAAGCCAACTTTTTCAATAGAGACTACTTTAATCTGGCCTACTCACGGAATTGTTTCTCAAGGTTTCCGTAAATATCAACATGAAGGAATTGATATTGCTGGAGCAAGTGGTACTCCTATTTTCGCTGCTGCATCTGGTACAGTTATTAAAGCTGGTTGGGATGATTGGGGCTTAGGTAATTTTATAGAAATTAAGCATCCTGATCATAGTGTGACAGTCTATGGTCACAATCGTCGTTTGTTGGTGAGTAAGGGTCAACAAGTTAATCAAGGCCAAATAATTGCCGAAATGGGGTCTACAGGTAATAGTACAGCGCCTCATTTACACTTTGAATTTCATCCAGACAGTCGGATATCAGTTGATCCTCTGCACCTATTACCATCTTCAACTACAGCAAAAATACCATTAAAGAAACCAGTTTCACCTTCACAACCAATTCTTACACCAGTGAGTACTGATAATAAATGCAGCGGTGTGACAGTTATAGCAGGTGAGACAGAAAAGATTCGTGTTCAAGTTTGTCAAGAAAAGGGTCAATTATTTTACATTGGTCAATCAAAACAAGATGCAAGTAAACCTGTCAAGATAGTAGCTTGGAATGTTGGCCAAAATAAATATCGAGCAGATAATGGTACTTTTTCGTACTTAATTAGTCCTGAAAAGGTAGAAGTATGGCGGTATGGAAGTCCGATTCGATCTGATAATTTTAATACTTCAGATAGTGTGGGTAATTGA
- a CDS encoding DUF6174 domain-containing protein, producing MRLPIAIGAGLLISLGLYSPLIAQPPIQIAQARPTDSNLGQLRKNRQLWKQQKISKYRYQLTRSCFCTPEARGPVIVEVRNGVTTSVISVATGKPVDKELFQQYNTVPKLFSVIQDAIARKADSLTVKYDPKLGYPSQINVDYSQQMADEELYLTIENFKVLK from the coding sequence CTAATTTCTTTGGGGTTGTATTCACCATTAATTGCTCAACCACCTATTCAAATCGCACAAGCACGACCCACCGATTCCAATTTGGGACAGTTAAGAAAAAATAGGCAATTATGGAAACAGCAAAAGATATCTAAATATCGCTATCAATTAACGCGGAGTTGCTTCTGCACACCTGAAGCTAGAGGCCCTGTGATTGTTGAAGTCCGTAATGGTGTGACAACTTCTGTGATTTCTGTAGCCACTGGCAAACCTGTTGATAAAGAATTATTCCAACAATATAATACTGTCCCTAAGCTGTTTAGTGTAATTCAAGATGCGATCGCTCGCAAAGCAGATAGTCTAACAGTGAAATACGACCCCAAACTCGGTTACCCGTCCCAAATTAACGTTGATTATAGCCAACAGATGGCAGATGAAGAATTATATTTAACAATTGAAAATTTTAAAGTACTTAAATAA